A section of the Streptomyces sp. V3I8 genome encodes:
- a CDS encoding class F sortase encodes MSVSELAEEEERPRKRAPWGVIALVLLTGLALIRNGSGEFDVGPPQPATAAAADSPVAGRSRPGAPAPLSFSVVDRVRIPAIQVDAPAVPVGLDMDGWVDAPPPEDPNLAGWFSGAVSPGEKGTAVVVGHVDNRQGPAVFYGLGALKKGNRVEVGRRDGRTAVFEIYGIEVFEKNDFPGDRVYGNTGQPELRVITCGGGFSKQNGYDGNVVAFARLVEVR; translated from the coding sequence ATGTCCGTGTCCGAGCTGGCCGAAGAGGAGGAGCGCCCCAGGAAGCGGGCTCCCTGGGGTGTCATAGCTCTTGTCCTGCTGACCGGCCTCGCCCTCATCCGCAACGGCTCGGGAGAGTTCGACGTGGGGCCCCCGCAGCCCGCGACGGCCGCGGCGGCGGACAGCCCGGTCGCGGGCCGGTCCCGGCCGGGCGCTCCGGCCCCCCTGTCGTTCTCGGTGGTGGACCGCGTCAGGATCCCGGCGATCCAGGTCGACGCCCCCGCCGTGCCGGTGGGCCTCGACATGGACGGCTGGGTGGACGCGCCGCCGCCGGAGGACCCGAACCTGGCGGGCTGGTTCTCCGGCGCGGTCTCGCCCGGCGAGAAGGGCACGGCCGTCGTCGTGGGCCATGTCGACAACCGGCAGGGGCCCGCCGTCTTCTACGGCCTCGGGGCCCTGAAGAAGGGGAACCGCGTGGAGGTCGGACGCAGGGACGGGAGGACCGCCGTGTTCGAGATCTACGGCATCGAGGTGTTCGAGAAGAACGACTTCCCCGGGGACCGCGTCTACGGCAACACCGGACAGCCCGAACTGCGGGTCATCACGTGCGGCGGCGGTTTCTCGAAGCAGAACGGCTACGACGGGAACGTCGTCGCCTTCGCCCGGCTCGTCGAGGTCCGCTGA
- a CDS encoding polysaccharide deacetylase family protein: MNKDQLCSRRRALLAGAAVLGAGAAGVAGTVHVLTGDPGPPARSSAPAPAPAPAGARANRMPRKPSAYRLQPIAGYGPALGRPARTSVRHEPFLRMSGRGRSMVLSFDDGPDPRYTPDILRVLKAHDVRAMFFVCGEMAADNKDLLRRMSDEGHVVGNHTWSHPLLTRLGRSAIRSQMERTSDVVEETYGERPGWFRAPYGAWNRAAFQIGAELGMEPLAWTVDTLDWTTPGARAIERRVVRGAGPGVVVLGHDAGGDRSQSVRALRDYLPRLLDSGYHITVPRRRFT, encoded by the coding sequence ATGAATAAGGATCAGCTCTGCTCGCGGCGCCGGGCGCTGCTCGCCGGTGCCGCCGTCCTGGGAGCGGGAGCGGCGGGCGTGGCCGGCACGGTGCACGTGCTCACCGGCGACCCGGGCCCCCCGGCCCGCTCCTCCGCCCCCGCGCCCGCCCCCGCTCCCGCCGGGGCCCGGGCGAACCGGATGCCCCGCAAGCCCTCCGCCTACCGTCTGCAGCCCATCGCCGGATACGGACCGGCCCTCGGCAGACCCGCCCGCACCTCCGTACGGCACGAACCGTTCCTGCGGATGTCGGGACGGGGCCGCAGCATGGTGCTGTCCTTCGACGACGGCCCCGACCCCCGCTACACCCCGGACATCCTGCGGGTCCTCAAGGCCCACGACGTGCGCGCCATGTTCTTCGTGTGCGGCGAGATGGCCGCCGACAACAAGGACCTGCTGCGCCGGATGTCGGACGAGGGGCACGTCGTCGGCAACCACACATGGTCCCACCCGCTCCTGACCCGGCTGGGCAGGTCCGCGATCCGCTCCCAGATGGAGCGCACCAGCGACGTCGTCGAAGAGACGTACGGGGAGCGGCCCGGCTGGTTCCGCGCGCCGTACGGGGCCTGGAACCGGGCCGCGTTCCAGATCGGCGCCGAGCTCGGCATGGAACCGCTCGCCTGGACCGTCGACACCCTCGACTGGACGACGCCGGGTGCCCGCGCCATCGAGCGCCGGGTGGTCAGGGGGGCCGGCCCGGGTGTGGTGGTCCTCGGGCACGACGCGGGCGGCGACCGCTCGCAGAGCGTGCGGGCGCTGCGCGACTACCTGCCGCGGCTGCTGGACTCGGGGTACCACATCACCGTGCCCCGGCGGCGGTTCACCTGA
- a CDS encoding universal stress protein — protein sequence MTEQHSHQFERGTDGPKVIMAGVDGSESSLRAASYAAGLARRQRALLTLVYVQPVLAAGAALGVPVAETTDQIAEELVREIQAAAEQVKGIFDVRWEFHTFRGDPYNGLVTAAEQLKADAVVVGASEQAGHRIVGSVAIRLVKAGRWPVTVVP from the coding sequence GTGACGGAACAGCACTCCCACCAGTTCGAACGTGGCACCGACGGGCCCAAGGTCATCATGGCCGGTGTGGACGGCTCGGAGTCCTCGCTGCGGGCCGCCTCCTACGCCGCGGGGCTGGCCCGCCGGCAGCGGGCGCTGCTGACCCTGGTGTACGTACAGCCGGTGCTGGCGGCGGGTGCCGCGCTCGGGGTACCGGTCGCCGAGACCACCGACCAGATCGCCGAGGAGCTGGTCCGGGAGATCCAGGCGGCCGCCGAGCAGGTCAAGGGCATATTCGATGTGCGCTGGGAGTTCCACACCTTCCGCGGCGACCCCTACAACGGCCTCGTCACGGCGGCCGAACAGCTCAAGGCGGACGCCGTCGTGGTGGGCGCGTCGGAGCAGGCGGGGCACCGGATCGTCGGCTCCGTCGCCATCCGGCTGGTGAAGGCCGGGCGCTGGCCGGTGACGGTGGTCCCGTAG
- a CDS encoding sigma-70 family RNA polymerase sigma factor, translating into MTAAITMTSRTTAEHELADLQREHGAPLFALLLRLSDGDRQRAEDLVQETFVRAWQHPEALRADDFDSVRPWLLTVGRRLAIDARRARQARPAEVGDAVLESARVAADHAERSVATLDVREAVKTLTPEHREVLVQVYFRGASVAEAAAALGIPPGTVKSRAYYALRALRRVLPGYAADLR; encoded by the coding sequence ATGACGGCCGCCATCACCATGACCAGCAGGACGACCGCCGAGCACGAGCTGGCCGATTTGCAGCGGGAGCACGGAGCACCGCTCTTCGCCCTGCTGCTGAGGCTCTCCGACGGGGACCGCCAGCGCGCCGAGGATCTGGTGCAGGAGACGTTCGTACGCGCCTGGCAGCATCCCGAGGCGTTGCGCGCCGACGACTTCGACTCCGTACGGCCCTGGCTGCTGACCGTGGGCCGACGCCTCGCCATCGACGCCCGGCGGGCCCGGCAGGCGCGGCCCGCCGAGGTGGGGGACGCCGTGCTGGAGAGCGCGCGGGTCGCGGCCGATCACGCGGAACGCTCCGTGGCGACACTGGATGTGCGGGAGGCTGTGAAGACTCTCACTCCCGAACACCGTGAAGTCCTGGTGCAGGTGTATTTCCGGGGGGCGAGCGTGGCGGAGGCCGCGGCGGCCCTGGGCATTCCGCCCGGTACCGTGAAATCTCGCGCGTACTACGCGCTGCGCGCCCTGCGCCGGGTTCTTCCGGGATACGCGGCCGACCTGCGGTGA
- a CDS encoding SpoIIE family protein phosphatase, giving the protein MVDRGANALSLPDDWPAHPDPILALNRMGSFDWDLDNGVMRMDALAHEIFDVRPEEYTGRPQDLAPRVPPDEAHRLDMHVSRSLKDGSENYGAYFRVRRRDGTLRWTHTQGCIQRDGTGRPRRVIGIVRDATRELGEARERREQTAPDDEARRRQTNVVQLTTAALAHARTVRDVIDVLENNQGVTSLGATSLVMGLVEAGRIRLVAEGPKGSFVPGTLVTHLDEQYPMSEVVRTLTPRYIESPEEFAASYPLLWPHITGLGITSAAYLPLIAQGRPVGAMGLLYGDRHGFSAQDRNVLVALGSSIGQSLRRAMFYEQEKDLAQDLQQAMLPRSIPDVPGADVAVRYRSGSLGREIGGDWYDVIPLPGGRVGAVIGDVQGHDTYAAAVMGQLRIVLRAYAAEGHTPAAVMARASVFLHELDTERFATCLYAEIDLATGVVQAVRAGHIDPLVRDTDGSCRRLSVEGGLPLGLSALFGRLEYPVGTFELDPGQTLLLCTDGLVEQPGIDLDEGMRILRALVATGPADVRDLADRLIDVAEERGGEDDVALLLLRRMSVAARRSEGRLRQHVGPGDPEALTGARHMVRAAVRAWGAGDRADEIELVADELVTNALLHTEGAAIVTLRVLTGPDRRLRVEVEDASSALPRRREAGESGVSGRGLLLVDRLADMWGVEARGGGKCVWCEFVVADRPR; this is encoded by the coding sequence ATGGTTGATCGGGGTGCGAACGCCCTGTCACTCCCGGACGACTGGCCCGCCCACCCGGATCCGATCCTGGCGCTCAACCGCATGGGCAGCTTCGACTGGGACCTGGACAACGGCGTCATGCGGATGGATGCGCTGGCGCACGAGATCTTCGACGTGCGCCCCGAGGAGTACACCGGCCGTCCGCAGGACCTGGCGCCCCGGGTGCCGCCGGACGAGGCCCACCGCCTGGACATGCATGTCTCCCGGTCCCTCAAGGACGGCAGCGAGAACTACGGGGCGTACTTCCGCGTCCGGCGCCGGGACGGCACCCTGCGCTGGACCCACACCCAGGGCTGCATCCAGCGCGACGGGACCGGCCGCCCGCGCCGTGTCATCGGCATCGTCCGCGACGCGACCCGGGAGCTGGGCGAGGCCCGGGAACGCCGCGAGCAGACCGCCCCGGACGACGAGGCCCGCCGCCGGCAGACGAACGTCGTACAGCTCACCACGGCGGCCCTCGCGCACGCCCGCACGGTCCGGGACGTCATCGACGTCCTGGAGAACAACCAGGGCGTCACCTCGCTGGGCGCGACCAGTCTCGTCATGGGCCTGGTCGAGGCCGGGCGCATCCGCCTGGTCGCGGAGGGCCCCAAGGGCAGCTTCGTGCCCGGCACCCTGGTCACCCACCTGGACGAGCAGTACCCGATGAGCGAGGTCGTGCGCACCCTCACGCCGCGCTACATCGAGTCGCCCGAGGAGTTCGCCGCGTCCTACCCGCTGCTGTGGCCGCACATCACCGGGCTCGGCATCACCTCGGCGGCCTATCTGCCGCTCATCGCCCAGGGCAGGCCCGTCGGCGCCATGGGGCTCCTGTACGGCGACCGGCACGGCTTCTCGGCCCAGGACCGCAACGTCCTCGTCGCCCTCGGCAGCAGCATCGGGCAGAGCCTGCGGCGCGCCATGTTCTACGAGCAGGAGAAGGACCTCGCCCAGGACCTCCAGCAGGCCATGCTGCCGCGCTCGATCCCGGACGTCCCGGGCGCCGACGTCGCCGTGCGCTACCGCTCCGGGTCCCTCGGCCGCGAGATCGGCGGCGACTGGTACGACGTGATCCCGCTGCCCGGCGGCAGGGTGGGCGCCGTCATCGGTGACGTCCAGGGGCACGACACGTACGCCGCCGCCGTCATGGGCCAGCTGCGCATCGTGCTGCGCGCCTACGCGGCGGAGGGCCACACCCCCGCGGCGGTGATGGCCCGCGCCTCCGTCTTCCTCCACGAACTCGACACCGAACGCTTCGCGACCTGCCTGTACGCGGAGATCGATCTGGCCACCGGAGTGGTCCAGGCGGTCCGGGCCGGGCACATCGACCCGCTGGTCCGCGACACGGACGGCAGCTGCCGGCGGCTCTCCGTCGAAGGGGGTCTGCCGCTCGGCCTGTCCGCCCTGTTCGGGCGCCTGGAGTACCCGGTCGGCACCTTCGAGCTCGACCCCGGCCAGACACTGCTGCTGTGCACCGACGGCCTGGTGGAGCAGCCGGGCATCGACCTCGACGAGGGCATGCGGATCCTGCGGGCGCTCGTCGCCACGGGGCCCGCCGACGTCCGCGACCTCGCCGACCGCCTCATCGACGTCGCGGAGGAACGCGGCGGCGAGGACGACGTGGCGCTGCTCCTGCTGCGCCGGATGAGCGTGGCCGCCCGGCGCTCCGAGGGGCGGCTGCGGCAGCACGTGGGGCCCGGCGACCCCGAGGCGCTCACCGGGGCCCGGCACATGGTCCGCGCGGCCGTACGGGCCTGGGGTGCGGGGGACCGCGCCGACGAGATCGAGCTGGTCGCCGACGAGCTGGTCACCAACGCCCTCCTGCACACGGAAGGCGCCGCGATCGTCACCCTGCGCGTCCTCACCGGGCCCGACCGCCGCCTGCGGGTCGAGGTCGAGGACGCGTCCAGCGCCCTGCCCCGGCGCCGGGAGGCGGGGGAGTCCGGCGTCTCCGGGCGGGGCCTCCTGCTGGTGGACCGGCTCGCGGACATGTGGGGCGTGGAGGCCAGGGGCGGCGGGAAGTGCGTGTGGTGCGAGTTCGTGGTGGCGGACCGGCCGAGGTGA
- a CDS encoding amidohydrolase, with translation MTSSPRQGVVDAHHHVWDLSVRDQDWISGPALAPLRRNFTLGDLAPQARAAGVTRTVLVQTVTVAEETPEFLALAGSGDLIGAVVGWTDLTRPGVADELARLRELPGGRYLKGIRHQVQGEPDPAWLLRADVHRGLAALAGAGLVHDLVVLPHQLPACVESARSHPGLTFVLDHLGKPPVAAGDPEPWAAAVRAFAALPNTVCKLSGLVTEADPRSWTVADLAPYADTVLEAFGPGRLMFGSDWPVCTLVAPYGQVVDIAGQLTAGLGEGERQEVFAGTATRVYGL, from the coding sequence GTGACGAGCAGCCCCCGGCAGGGTGTCGTCGACGCCCACCACCACGTCTGGGACCTCTCCGTACGCGACCAGGACTGGATCTCGGGTCCCGCGCTGGCGCCCCTGAGACGGAACTTCACCCTCGGGGACCTGGCGCCGCAGGCCCGGGCCGCGGGAGTCACCCGTACCGTCCTCGTGCAGACGGTCACGGTGGCCGAGGAGACCCCGGAGTTCCTCGCGCTCGCCGGGAGCGGCGACCTGATCGGCGCCGTCGTCGGCTGGACCGACCTCACCCGTCCCGGCGTCGCGGACGAGCTGGCCCGCCTGCGCGAGCTGCCGGGAGGGCGGTATCTCAAGGGCATCCGGCACCAGGTCCAGGGCGAGCCGGACCCCGCGTGGCTGCTGCGCGCGGACGTGCACCGCGGACTCGCGGCGCTCGCCGGCGCGGGTCTGGTCCACGACCTGGTCGTCCTGCCGCACCAGCTCCCGGCCTGTGTGGAGTCGGCACGGAGCCACCCCGGGCTCACCTTCGTCCTCGACCACCTGGGCAAACCGCCCGTCGCCGCCGGGGACCCGGAGCCCTGGGCCGCCGCCGTCCGCGCCTTCGCCGCCCTGCCGAACACCGTCTGCAAGCTGTCCGGACTGGTCACGGAGGCGGATCCGCGCTCCTGGACGGTGGCGGACCTGGCGCCCTACGCGGACACGGTGCTGGAGGCCTTCGGGCCCGGCCGGCTGATGTTCGGCTCCGACTGGCCGGTGTGCACGCTCGTCGCCCCGTACGGGCAGGTCGTCGACATCGCCGGGCAGCTGACCGCGGGGCTCGGCGAGGGCGAGCGGCAGGAGGTCTTCGCGGGCACCGCGACCCGCGTCTACGGCCTCTGA
- a CDS encoding L-rhamnose mutarotase, whose translation MRVALHTKVRLDRVDAYEAAHREVPEALTDAIRAAGATSWTIWRSGPDLFHLLECEDYARLLAELEKLPVNIAWQSRMAQLLDVVHDYSAGGSRAGLPVVWELP comes from the coding sequence ATGAGAGTCGCCCTGCACACCAAGGTCCGCCTCGACCGCGTCGACGCGTACGAGGCCGCGCACCGCGAGGTGCCCGAGGCCCTCACGGACGCGATCCGTGCCGCCGGTGCCACGTCCTGGACGATCTGGCGCAGCGGCCCCGACCTCTTCCACCTCCTGGAGTGCGAGGACTACGCGCGGCTGCTCGCCGAACTGGAGAAGCTGCCCGTCAACATCGCCTGGCAGTCGCGGATGGCGCAGCTGCTGGACGTCGTGCACGACTACTCCGCCGGGGGCTCGCGGGCGGGGCTCCCGGTCGTGTGGGAACTGCCGTGA
- a CDS encoding aldo/keto reductase — protein sequence MATDRRTGTATGDAADGRTRTLGRGGVRVTALALGAAAIGNLYREVSEEQAHETVRAAWDAGVRYFDTAPHYGIGLSERRLGAALRERPRSAYTVSTKVGRRLEPAGAGGDDLANGFAVPATHRRVWDFSADGVRRTLDASLERLGLDRVDVVYLHDPDDHGEQAFREGYPALEELRAQGVVGAIGAGMNQAEMLTRFVRDTDVDVVLCAGRYTLLDQRALTDLLPAARERGTSVVVGGAFNSGLLADPKPGATYDYAAASPELLDRALELRAVAGRHGTTLRAAALAFCAAHPAVASVLVGARSPHEARDCAARFTAPVPAGFWQELRERGLLPADAPVPGGKPPVEPPADPSEELS from the coding sequence ATGGCGACGGACAGGAGGACCGGCACGGCGACCGGCGACGCGGCCGACGGGCGGACCCGTACGCTCGGCCGCGGTGGTGTCCGGGTCACCGCCCTGGCCCTCGGCGCGGCGGCCATCGGCAACCTCTACCGCGAGGTCTCCGAGGAGCAGGCGCACGAGACCGTGCGGGCCGCCTGGGACGCGGGCGTCCGCTACTTCGACACCGCGCCCCACTACGGCATCGGCCTCTCCGAGCGGCGCCTGGGCGCGGCCCTGCGCGAGCGCCCCCGGTCGGCGTACACCGTCTCGACCAAGGTGGGCCGCCGCCTGGAGCCCGCCGGCGCGGGCGGCGACGACCTGGCCAACGGGTTCGCGGTCCCCGCCACGCACCGCCGGGTCTGGGACTTCAGCGCCGACGGGGTACGCCGCACCCTCGACGCCAGCCTGGAGCGGCTCGGCCTGGACCGGGTGGACGTCGTCTACCTCCACGACCCGGACGACCACGGCGAGCAGGCGTTCCGCGAGGGGTATCCGGCCCTGGAGGAGCTGCGTGCGCAGGGGGTGGTGGGTGCGATCGGCGCGGGCATGAACCAGGCGGAGATGCTCACCCGTTTCGTACGGGACACGGACGTCGACGTGGTGCTCTGCGCCGGCCGCTACACGCTCCTCGACCAGCGGGCCCTCACCGACCTGCTGCCGGCCGCGCGGGAGCGGGGCACGTCCGTCGTCGTCGGCGGCGCCTTCAACTCCGGCCTGCTGGCCGACCCGAAGCCGGGAGCGACGTACGACTACGCTGCCGCGTCACCCGAGTTGCTGGACCGGGCGCTGGAGCTCCGGGCGGTGGCCGGCCGGCACGGCACCACCCTGCGGGCCGCCGCGCTGGCCTTCTGCGCCGCCCACCCGGCGGTCGCCTCCGTCCTCGTCGGAGCCCGGTCACCGCACGAGGCGCGGGACTGCGCGGCCCGGTTCACGGCACCGGTGCCGGCCGGCTTCTGGCAGGAGCTCCGGGAGAGGGGCCTCCTGCCCGCCGACGCCCCGGTGCCGGGCGGGAAACCACCCGTGGAGCCACCCGCGGACCCGTCCGAGGAGCTGTCATGA